In Methanosarcina barkeri MS, a single window of DNA contains:
- a CDS encoding sugar phosphate isomerase/epimerase family protein, with protein MILGASSFAGNPEDLKEHVESIELYIPKLGIYNGSTLEIEKLDRVLDDISIYDFAVTVHAPYFAGDSKYPSALQLDTARMSEREFSLMEESISLASRVEAPVVVLHPGRIGLNKEKSYISMVKNLNKLASLAEDYGVTLGLENKEGTDPSNFCCEAKELSRTIEAVNSEHLKATFDIGHANLTCGGDPEKLMEFVQTLQKHIIHLHLHDNSGQWTEMYDGDEHMAPGEGCVDFSVLKLLSGYRGVYNFEVFSLEDLLFGKKTLENAFKL; from the coding sequence GTGATTTTAGGAGCTTCATCTTTTGCTGGCAACCCTGAGGATTTAAAGGAACATGTTGAATCCATAGAATTGTATATCCCCAAACTTGGGATCTACAATGGTTCGACACTTGAAATTGAAAAGCTTGATCGGGTACTTGACGATATCTCGATATATGATTTTGCAGTTACAGTTCACGCTCCTTACTTTGCTGGAGACTCAAAATATCCTTCAGCTCTCCAGCTTGATACTGCAAGAATGAGCGAGAGGGAATTTTCCCTTATGGAAGAATCAATCTCGCTTGCAAGTCGGGTCGAAGCCCCTGTAGTGGTGCTACATCCGGGTAGGATTGGACTTAATAAGGAAAAATCTTATATTTCTATGGTTAAAAACCTCAACAAGCTTGCATCCCTGGCTGAAGATTACGGAGTGACTCTGGGCCTTGAAAACAAGGAAGGTACAGACCCCTCGAACTTTTGCTGTGAGGCAAAGGAGCTTTCTCGGACCATAGAAGCTGTGAATTCCGAACACCTGAAAGCCACTTTTGATATAGGACACGCAAACCTTACCTGTGGCGGGGATCCTGAAAAACTCATGGAGTTTGTCCAGACCTTGCAGAAGCATATCATCCATCTTCACCTGCATGATAATAGTGGGCAGTGGACAGAAATGTACGATGGAGACGAGCATATGGCTCCCGGAGAAGGTTGCGTGGATTTTTCAGTCCTGAAACTGCTTTCGGGATATAGAGGCGTCTATAATTTTGAGGTATTCTCTCTCGAAGATCTTCTTTTTGGAAAAAAGACCCTTGAAAACGCCTTCAAGCTATAA
- a CDS encoding sodium:solute symporter family protein: protein MDGYNIFLIMLSVYIAGLVAIGWYFNNKQKSITDFWLAGRRIGPSALGFSAAASWLTAGGILAVIGYYMLQGMGSIWAFVAPNIISLLFLSVLVKKIKNLPAITQPELLEQRYGSIVRLPIALIITVVMILFSVSDITGLSLVLQTFYGLDPLYAAAIVAIAVSLYVTLGGLYAVIWTDTIQFSFLALFTIVMAFATVGTVANGGLNTSAISVSQLFGNVSGDWWNPFSIGLPMVLIFSFALIPGWITEQDPWQKVWAAKDEKSASAGMIIGALMITVIFAVCAVIAIALNDIYPEIAGMGYPAGMASAEPALLSFVSERFASAPVVVAFSAIGLAAASMSCTDTFSTSGASCISRDIYQRYIKPDATMKEMMLVNRASVLFIILAATVGSFIIPNILDAIQIATFIASSSYFFPLMGGLYWKRATKEGAFAGMVIGFIVQVALVALDLINTPPLATNYLESIHPILMGHGVIVGMSLSAIAFFGVSLITKPSSKVNLAPFFEEEAKELSRSETRKINEKDPEYSAFLKNLNEKVTGERAHLQLNLRTSENLSWQELTEKLKVVSPAWVTPTGLDSVYRLTHGDMLACVAVTRGTGERDIWLKAEPRLETLGTQKRELFTAYEELKNVFGQKNVKIDYI, encoded by the coding sequence ATGGATGGATATAATATTTTTCTTATAATGCTCTCAGTCTACATAGCCGGACTTGTGGCTATTGGCTGGTACTTCAATAATAAACAGAAATCCATTACAGACTTCTGGCTTGCTGGCCGCAGGATAGGGCCCTCAGCCCTGGGTTTTTCAGCTGCAGCGTCCTGGCTGACAGCTGGGGGAATTCTTGCAGTCATAGGTTATTATATGCTTCAGGGAATGGGCTCTATATGGGCTTTTGTAGCTCCAAACATCATTTCCCTCCTATTCCTTTCTGTGCTTGTGAAGAAAATCAAAAATTTACCTGCAATCACCCAACCTGAACTCCTGGAACAGCGTTATGGCAGTATAGTCCGATTGCCAATTGCCCTGATCATAACTGTCGTAATGATTCTTTTTTCAGTATCCGACATTACAGGGCTTTCCCTTGTGCTGCAAACTTTTTACGGTCTTGACCCTCTCTATGCCGCAGCTATTGTTGCAATTGCGGTTTCCCTTTACGTAACTCTCGGAGGGTTGTATGCAGTTATCTGGACAGATACTATCCAGTTTTCATTCCTTGCTCTCTTCACAATAGTAATGGCTTTTGCAACAGTAGGAACAGTCGCTAATGGAGGTCTCAACACTTCTGCAATAAGCGTTTCACAGCTTTTCGGGAATGTTTCTGGAGACTGGTGGAACCCCTTTTCAATTGGCCTTCCCATGGTTCTGATCTTTTCCTTCGCCTTAATTCCGGGCTGGATTACAGAACAGGACCCCTGGCAGAAAGTCTGGGCTGCAAAAGATGAAAAATCTGCCAGTGCCGGAATGATAATTGGCGCTCTAATGATCACTGTGATCTTTGCAGTCTGCGCTGTGATTGCAATAGCTCTCAACGATATATACCCTGAAATAGCAGGGATGGGCTACCCCGCAGGAATGGCTTCTGCAGAGCCCGCACTTCTATCATTTGTCAGTGAGCGTTTCGCCTCAGCACCGGTAGTAGTAGCCTTCAGTGCAATCGGGCTTGCAGCAGCTTCCATGTCCTGTACAGACACTTTTTCAACATCAGGAGCTTCCTGTATTTCGAGGGACATTTACCAGAGGTATATAAAGCCAGACGCTACAATGAAGGAAATGATGTTGGTAAACAGGGCCAGTGTACTGTTTATCATACTCGCTGCAACAGTAGGCTCATTCATAATTCCTAATATTCTTGATGCCATTCAAATTGCAACTTTCATTGCAAGCTCTTCTTACTTCTTCCCACTAATGGGAGGCCTGTACTGGAAAAGAGCTACTAAGGAAGGAGCGTTTGCAGGTATGGTAATAGGGTTTATTGTTCAGGTAGCTCTTGTGGCTCTGGACCTTATAAATACACCACCCCTTGCCACTAATTATCTTGAAAGCATTCACCCCATTCTCATGGGCCACGGAGTTATTGTGGGAATGTCTCTGAGCGCAATCGCTTTCTTTGGAGTTTCCCTGATAACAAAACCATCAAGCAAGGTTAACCTTGCACCTTTCTTTGAAGAGGAAGCAAAAGAACTTTCCCGCTCTGAAACGAGAAAAATCAATGAGAAGGATCCAGAATATAGCGCTTTCCTTAAAAATCTCAACGAAAAAGTTACAGGAGAACGTGCACACCTCCAGCTCAATCTCCGTACTTCCGAAAATCTTAGCTGGCAAGAACTAACTGAAAAACTTAAAGTAGTATCCCCCGCGTGGGTAACTCCTACAGGGCTTGATTCAGTCTACAGGTTGACTCATGGAGATATGCTTGCTTGTGTTGCAGTTACAAGGGGTACCGGAGAAAGAGATATCTGGCTTAAAGCAGAGCCCAGGCTTGAAACCCTTGGAACGCAGAAGAGAGAACTTTTCACGGCCTATGAAGAGTTGAAAAACGTGTTTGGTCAAAAAAATGTAAAAATTGACTATATTTAA
- a CDS encoding TOBE domain-containing protein, with product MKARTKVWFTEDGKTVMGAGRATLLKAIEEEHSLRKACKKLEISYKQAWIVLKKMNEALDEPAVVTVRGGKNQGTFLTDLGRKLLAEYEASKQLISETIGDETAWENVSFKLSARNQLPGKVLEVKKNGLVSKITIEMEPSVITSVVTEEAVEKLDIKPGDRVYAVIKSTEVMVAKIVGEKEPVGEKEPTKIDSRETDRSD from the coding sequence GTGAAAGCAAGAACAAAGGTCTGGTTTACGGAAGACGGAAAGACCGTCATGGGTGCTGGAAGAGCTACGTTACTGAAGGCAATAGAAGAAGAGCACTCGCTTCGGAAAGCCTGTAAGAAGCTTGAGATCTCATATAAACAAGCCTGGATAGTACTTAAAAAAATGAATGAAGCCCTTGACGAACCCGCAGTCGTCACAGTGCGAGGGGGAAAAAATCAGGGTACCTTCCTGACTGACCTCGGAAGAAAGTTATTGGCTGAGTACGAGGCCAGTAAGCAGCTTATTAGTGAAACCATAGGGGATGAAACAGCCTGGGAAAACGTAAGCTTCAAGTTATCAGCCAGAAACCAACTCCCTGGTAAAGTGCTTGAAGTGAAGAAAAACGGGCTTGTATCTAAAATTACGATTGAAATGGAACCTTCAGTTATAACCTCAGTAGTCACTGAAGAAGCTGTAGAAAAACTTGATATCAAACCTGGAGATAGGGTTTACGCGGTCATCAAATCGACCGAGGTAATGGTTGCAAAAATTGTTGGTGAAAAAGAACCTGTCGGTGAAAAAGAACCTACAAAAATCGATTCAAGGGAGACAGATCGCTCCGACTGA
- a CDS encoding universal stress protein, protein MGNLGANGLERFLIGSVAEKVVRSSKVPVLSSRVKSKAELSVN, encoded by the coding sequence ATGGGCAACCTTGGAGCAAACGGACTTGAAAGGTTTCTAATAGGAAGTGTTGCAGAAAAAGTAGTAAGAAGCTCGAAAGTACCAGTTCTGTCGTCCAGAGTAAAAAGCAAAGCTGAACTTTCTGTCAACTAG
- a CDS encoding universal stress protein, with amino-acid sequence MVIATDGSENTQRAISHGIEFAKLSRAIVHALYVVNIHSTISENWTAGKETIYKIIYKMMKRDE; translated from the coding sequence ATAGTTATTGCAACAGATGGATCTGAGAATACTCAGAGGGCCATTTCTCACGGTATTGAGTTTGCAAAACTTAGCAGAGCTATTGTCCACGCTCTTTACGTGGTAAATATACACTCTACAATTTCTGAAAATTGGACTGCTGGTAAAGAAACGATTTATAAAATAATTTATAAAATGATGAAACGTGATGAGTAG
- a CDS encoding COG1361 S-layer family protein, whose product MNNKNGLFITVTTLLILCWAVFPAQAAVPDNFDISENYYSVYGGPDLNATLVGDDQYSRGDTVTLNLNMMNKGEISGFKSEKDADIGNYADEMLQQSEMQYEAQATTAIGILATLKSDNPNIKVKSGPQEAGTLKQGKQSVSPTQFTIEINKDTPAGVYPLNLDLSYQYQNNVQVGGDDFDSVTGLVTNKEVGLWYENKTQTQTINIEVKKEPYFEVTNVTGDLYPDDGGMLYVTYKNTGEETAKDSTVRISASDPFSTTDDQAYLGTLKPGDSEVAVFDMDVDETATAKPYSISSEIFYEDTDGHDQTSDTIEVNTEVKEAKQSLPGFELGTGITMVLAVCFIMFRRKKQD is encoded by the coding sequence ATGAATAATAAAAATGGATTATTTATTACTGTCACGACGCTTCTGATCCTTTGCTGGGCAGTCTTCCCAGCGCAGGCAGCTGTACCAGATAATTTTGATATTAGTGAAAACTACTACTCAGTATACGGAGGGCCTGACCTTAATGCAACACTTGTTGGAGACGATCAGTACTCTAGAGGAGATACTGTAACTCTTAATCTAAATATGATGAATAAGGGTGAAATTTCCGGCTTTAAATCTGAAAAAGATGCAGATATTGGAAATTATGCAGATGAAATGCTACAGCAGTCAGAGATGCAGTATGAAGCGCAGGCTACGACAGCAATAGGCATTCTTGCAACCCTTAAATCTGATAATCCTAACATTAAAGTTAAGTCTGGACCCCAAGAAGCTGGTACTCTCAAGCAGGGAAAACAGAGTGTAAGTCCCACGCAGTTTACAATTGAGATTAACAAAGATACTCCTGCCGGCGTATATCCCCTGAATCTCGATCTTTCGTATCAGTACCAGAACAATGTCCAGGTAGGCGGAGACGATTTTGACAGCGTTACAGGCCTTGTGACAAATAAGGAAGTTGGTCTCTGGTATGAAAATAAGACTCAGACGCAGACCATAAACATCGAAGTCAAGAAGGAACCTTACTTTGAAGTTACAAACGTAACAGGTGACCTTTACCCCGATGATGGTGGGATGCTTTACGTCACATATAAAAACACAGGAGAAGAAACTGCAAAAGATTCAACTGTTAGAATCAGTGCATCTGATCCATTCAGTACCACTGATGACCAGGCTTACCTTGGAACTCTGAAACCCGGAGACAGTGAAGTTGCTGTTTTTGATATGGATGTAGATGAAACTGCAACCGCAAAGCCATACTCTATAAGTAGCGAAATTTTCTATGAAGATACTGACGGGCATGACCAGACTTCGGATACTATCGAGGTTAATACCGAAGTTAAGGAAGCAAAACAGTCTCTTCCTGGATTTGAGCTTGGGACAGGCATTACAATGGTTCTAGCTGTCTGTTTTATCATGTTCAGAAGAAAGAAACAGGATTGA
- a CDS encoding COG1361 S-layer family protein produces MIRVPITKLRQSMITKITTFALILLIVSVTALPALGEDDETNFIALDHGYTVDYYKSYGAPVIQASITGDPVLERGETADLKIKIANAGSISGFKRLNANQKRINDSIEETIALKEMGEEEECTTAKNIEATLQSETKYIEVESTGNFQNLEELETGHIALLSYSIKVDGNAPSGNYELLLPVTYQYQSNVRTVTADAVNLGITDVDYAREYKTKTETLKIPISIKSEPKFEVTNVSGNLMQGESKVVNVTYKNTRETVAKDAFARIIVMSPLSTEKATVRLGDIDPGEEKTASFEVKADSDAIVKKYGVNSEIKYLDDDGDTKFSESMKVDLPLKATEQKFSITGIAILLIIVIALYQIVSVHRKRNQNDENVSGDENE; encoded by the coding sequence ATGATACGAGTGCCCATAACAAAATTAAGGCAAAGCATGATTACGAAAATTACTACGTTTGCGTTAATTCTATTAATAGTATCAGTGACTGCACTCCCAGCTCTCGGGGAAGATGATGAAACCAACTTCATTGCTCTAGATCATGGGTATACTGTAGATTACTACAAAAGTTACGGAGCGCCAGTAATACAGGCGTCAATTACAGGAGATCCCGTGCTTGAAAGGGGAGAAACTGCAGATCTGAAGATAAAAATTGCAAATGCAGGATCTATATCTGGTTTTAAGAGGTTAAACGCAAATCAGAAAAGAATAAACGATTCCATTGAAGAAACAATTGCACTGAAAGAGATGGGAGAAGAAGAAGAATGTACGACAGCAAAAAATATAGAAGCTACTCTTCAATCAGAAACGAAGTACATTGAAGTAGAGTCGACAGGCAATTTCCAGAACCTTGAAGAACTTGAAACCGGACATATAGCACTTCTTAGTTACTCAATAAAAGTTGATGGCAATGCACCTTCTGGAAATTACGAACTTCTTCTTCCAGTGACCTATCAATACCAGTCAAATGTCCGAACTGTAACTGCGGATGCAGTAAATCTCGGGATTACTGATGTAGACTATGCAAGAGAATACAAAACGAAAACAGAAACTCTCAAAATACCTATTTCCATAAAAAGTGAACCTAAATTCGAAGTAACCAACGTCTCTGGCAACCTTATGCAGGGTGAAAGTAAGGTTGTTAATGTTACTTATAAAAATACAAGAGAAACCGTAGCAAAAGACGCTTTTGCTCGGATAATTGTGATGAGCCCTCTAAGCACTGAAAAAGCTACGGTAAGATTAGGGGATATTGACCCTGGAGAAGAAAAAACTGCCAGTTTTGAAGTTAAGGCCGATTCGGATGCTATTGTGAAAAAGTATGGAGTCAACAGTGAAATAAAATATCTTGATGACGACGGAGATACTAAATTTTCAGAAAGTATGAAAGTAGACTTACCTCTTAAAGCAACAGAACAAAAATTCAGCATAACAGGAATAGCAATTTTATTGATTATAGTTATCGCCCTTTACCAGATAGTAAGCGTACACCGGAAAAGAAACCAGAATGACGAGAATGTATCAGGTGATGAAAATGAATAA
- a CDS encoding efflux RND transporter permease subunit gives MTKFFEKLGLFIQNNRFSVLLIALLCIVIATQGAQLIEMESGTETFVGKDSPLYQDYDHLYQKIFQTQSIVVMVEGNDVETADVMKAVDRLEHQVQATNGVIETTSPASLIKQINYKMTGKSKIPDTDEEIKAIVDGNPDIFGQLIPDNTHMIISVVMAGSASEDNKEDILASTKEAVSLADFPPSYNIIVTGDPAFVVSMNDEMNSSMGVLLGLSAVFMVIVLLIVFRHVRWCLLPLPIVLLGIVYTFGAMGYVGIPMSMVSMAAFPILIGLGIDYAIQFHNRLEEELQEKGNKKAAVIETVKHTGPAVLTALVMTALGFISLFTSTVPMIRDFGKLLMIGILMCYFSAIFVGVITISLFDKYSDKNPLRKALSKIKPANPEKKKKSEDGDESGRLIGRILQKTTSLTIKYDVVVLGVALLLCVGGLYLDRSVPIQTDVETFVPQDMPALVNLHHMGDIMGDSDELNLIIKVKDVADPDVLKWIDQFSEHEAESNSHIYGSSSIVDLVKEYNGGVIPDTSQEIKDIYSEIPESQKDHYIYGNNMLLLNFDIGNAVADIKVTGIEELRNIVKQDMQWMPAPPGTTVTITGNSVVYIEVISALTSGRIAMTFLGLILVLAGLLIVYKDWVKALVPVIPMLIVIGWSGGVMSLLNISYTPLTATLGALILGVGSEYAILMMERYFEEKEKGASPLEAILMTSSKIGSAIVASGATTVFGFMALLASPFPIITDFGTVTVIDVLLALLATFVVFPPLMITFDTWRDKRKGARKAEKQTETKKQIQGAKI, from the coding sequence ATTACTAAATTTTTTGAAAAACTGGGACTTTTTATTCAGAATAACCGTTTTTCCGTACTCCTGATAGCTTTACTGTGTATAGTTATAGCAACGCAGGGAGCTCAACTCATTGAAATGGAATCAGGAACAGAAACCTTTGTCGGAAAAGACTCTCCTCTCTACCAGGATTATGATCACCTTTATCAAAAAATTTTCCAGACACAATCTATTGTGGTAATGGTAGAGGGCAACGATGTAGAAACTGCTGACGTGATGAAAGCTGTAGACAGGCTAGAACATCAGGTCCAGGCAACCAATGGGGTAATTGAAACTACAAGCCCCGCTTCACTGATCAAACAAATCAATTATAAGATGACAGGGAAATCTAAAATCCCTGATACCGATGAAGAAATAAAAGCCATTGTAGACGGAAACCCTGATATTTTCGGCCAGCTTATTCCTGACAATACTCATATGATAATTTCGGTAGTCATGGCCGGTTCAGCTAGTGAAGATAATAAGGAAGATATCCTTGCTTCCACTAAAGAGGCTGTTTCGCTGGCGGATTTTCCACCTTCCTACAACATTATTGTTACTGGTGATCCAGCATTCGTAGTTTCCATGAACGATGAAATGAATTCCAGTATGGGAGTGCTTCTAGGACTTTCAGCGGTTTTCATGGTTATTGTACTGCTTATAGTATTCAGGCACGTTCGCTGGTGTCTTCTCCCTCTGCCGATAGTTCTTCTTGGTATTGTTTATACCTTTGGAGCTATGGGTTATGTAGGAATTCCCATGTCCATGGTTTCCATGGCTGCATTCCCTATCCTTATAGGCTTGGGAATTGATTATGCTATTCAGTTCCATAACCGACTTGAGGAGGAACTGCAGGAAAAAGGAAACAAAAAAGCAGCAGTTATAGAAACCGTAAAGCATACCGGGCCTGCAGTCCTCACCGCTCTGGTGATGACAGCCCTTGGCTTTATTTCTCTTTTTACATCTACAGTACCAATGATCCGGGATTTTGGTAAATTGCTCATGATAGGCATTTTAATGTGTTACTTCTCCGCTATCTTCGTAGGGGTTATAACGATTTCTTTATTTGACAAATACTCGGATAAAAACCCCCTGAGGAAGGCGTTAAGTAAGATAAAACCTGCAAATCCGGAAAAGAAGAAAAAGTCTGAGGACGGAGACGAAAGCGGGCGTCTAATAGGGAGGATTCTCCAGAAAACTACAAGCCTGACTATCAAATATGATGTTGTCGTACTTGGAGTTGCACTCTTGCTCTGCGTTGGAGGCCTTTACCTTGACAGATCTGTGCCTATTCAGACTGATGTTGAAACCTTTGTGCCTCAGGACATGCCTGCACTCGTGAATCTTCACCATATGGGAGATATCATGGGTGATAGCGATGAATTAAACCTTATCATCAAGGTTAAGGATGTAGCTGATCCGGATGTTCTTAAGTGGATTGATCAGTTTTCCGAACATGAAGCAGAGTCCAATAGCCACATTTACGGCTCTTCGAGCATTGTAGATCTTGTAAAGGAATACAATGGAGGGGTAATTCCAGATACCAGCCAGGAAATAAAGGATATTTACTCTGAAATCCCTGAGTCACAGAAAGACCACTATATATACGGAAATAATATGCTTCTCCTGAACTTCGACATCGGGAATGCGGTTGCGGACATAAAAGTAACAGGTATTGAAGAACTCAGGAATATTGTCAAGCAAGATATGCAGTGGATGCCGGCTCCACCAGGCACTACTGTCACGATTACCGGAAACTCGGTTGTGTATATAGAGGTTATCTCTGCTCTTACCAGCGGAAGAATAGCAATGACTTTCCTTGGCCTGATTCTCGTGCTCGCAGGACTTCTTATTGTATACAAAGATTGGGTGAAAGCCCTGGTTCCTGTAATCCCAATGCTAATAGTTATTGGCTGGTCAGGCGGAGTTATGAGCCTTCTTAATATCAGTTATACTCCCCTCACAGCGACCCTGGGAGCTCTGATACTGGGAGTAGGGTCAGAATATGCTATCCTCATGATGGAGCGTTACTTTGAAGAAAAGGAGAAAGGTGCAAGTCCTTTAGAAGCTATTCTGATGACCAGTTCCAAAATAGGAAGTGCAATTGTTGCTTCAGGAGCCACGACAGTATTCGGGTTTATGGCCCTGCTGGCTTCTCCTTTCCCCATAATAACCGACTTCGGTACAGTTACGGTTATCGATGTCTTGCTGGCTCTCCTGGCAACATTTGTAGTCTTCCCCCCACTTATGATTACTTTTGATACCTGGCGCGATAAAAGAAAAGGAGCTAGGAAAGCAGAAAAACAGACAGAGACAAAAAAGCAAATTCAGGGGGCCAAGATATGA
- a CDS encoding TrmB family transcriptional regulator, giving the protein MVLQTNLQLIRNLEKLGLTENEAKTYIGLVSLREATAREIHELTNVPRAKIYEILKVLAKKGYLEVRQGSPTYFRAVDPKKVIGEIKNEFLNCAIETLSQFNELSYELPKTSPVWYIQSDWGIKNRIREIMAGVKDELIIFSSNPELLKEFKQEIKKLEKTCNLILIVDELDSFRSLPFEFKETNKEFTDFMNNIVIDGIQYKEEFFMIADGKESIGVHSAGNKREAVIIKLPIVSYMQKMIYERVLEPGFIK; this is encoded by the coding sequence ATGGTATTACAAACTAATCTTCAATTAATTCGTAACCTTGAAAAGCTAGGGCTAACCGAGAATGAAGCAAAAACATATATTGGGCTCGTAAGTTTGAGAGAGGCTACAGCCCGCGAAATTCATGAACTTACAAATGTGCCAAGAGCCAAGATATATGAAATTCTTAAAGTACTTGCGAAAAAAGGCTATCTGGAAGTGAGACAGGGATCTCCAACGTATTTCCGAGCAGTTGATCCTAAAAAGGTAATCGGAGAAATAAAAAATGAGTTCTTAAACTGTGCAATCGAGACACTTAGCCAGTTCAATGAATTGAGTTATGAACTTCCAAAAACTTCTCCTGTATGGTATATCCAGAGTGATTGGGGAATAAAGAACCGGATACGTGAAATTATGGCCGGAGTAAAAGACGAATTGATTATTTTTTCGTCCAACCCTGAGTTACTCAAGGAATTTAAGCAGGAAATCAAAAAACTAGAAAAAACTTGTAATCTAATTCTTATCGTTGATGAACTGGATAGTTTCAGGTCACTTCCTTTTGAGTTCAAAGAAACTAATAAAGAGTTTACGGATTTCATGAATAACATTGTAATTGATGGCATCCAGTATAAAGAAGAATTTTTTATGATTGCCGATGGAAAGGAATCAATAGGGGTTCACAGCGCAGGAAACAAAAGAGAAGCAGTGATAATCAAACTGCCGATTGTCTCTTATATGCAAAAAATGATCTATGAGAGAGTGCTTGAACCAGGTTTTATCAAATAA